In Candidatus Methylacidiphilales bacterium, the following proteins share a genomic window:
- a CDS encoding homoserine dehydrogenase — protein MSDIRIGIAILGFGTVGQGVYSVLQQKSKSQGKHGALFEVVRILARNPKQEKFRNIPKNLITTDFAEILKDERIDVVIEVMGGTDPALKYVQDALAQGKHVITANKEIMGKSGKKLVERARAHERFFGYAATVTGCHQLCSAVGSSMAVERIVGIFNGTSNYILSRMEEGLSQPEALAEAQAKGYAELDPSSDIDGLDARNKLVIMSKLAFGLFLDRDQIDVQGIRSVTLDDMEYAKGLGYVIKLLGVSELLPDGRLDARVHPALVPAHSLLASVKGVGNGIVVEDRLRGVQGLVAEGAGSRPTAMAIYTDLIALAEGRAILWPQEPHELRGEKTRYLPRRQAEGRFYLGVELGNNPGALAELTKLIARRGINIASILQRDLAENKMLPVVVLTDQAKVRDVDTLVEDLRSNKVVGRIQLIRVEEPGLGGNRTMEGSIALAAR, from the coding sequence ATGAGCGACATACGCATAGGCATTGCCATTCTGGGCTTTGGCACCGTCGGCCAGGGTGTGTACAGCGTACTGCAACAAAAGTCGAAATCGCAGGGGAAACACGGAGCGCTTTTTGAGGTGGTTCGCATTTTGGCCCGGAATCCGAAACAGGAGAAATTCCGGAATATTCCCAAAAATTTGATTACAACCGATTTTGCGGAAATTCTCAAAGATGAGCGCATCGATGTGGTGATAGAAGTCATGGGAGGCACGGACCCCGCCTTGAAATACGTCCAGGACGCCCTGGCCCAGGGGAAACATGTTATTACGGCCAACAAGGAAATCATGGGCAAAAGCGGCAAGAAACTGGTGGAACGCGCCCGCGCCCATGAACGGTTTTTCGGTTATGCCGCAACGGTCACCGGTTGCCATCAACTCTGCAGCGCCGTGGGCAGTTCGATGGCTGTGGAGCGGATCGTGGGAATTTTTAACGGCACCAGCAATTATATCCTGTCGCGCATGGAGGAAGGCCTCTCGCAACCCGAAGCTCTGGCCGAGGCCCAGGCCAAGGGCTACGCAGAATTGGATCCGAGCAGCGATATCGACGGCCTCGACGCCCGGAACAAGCTGGTGATCATGTCCAAGCTGGCCTTTGGCCTTTTCCTGGACCGCGACCAAATCGATGTGCAGGGCATCCGCTCCGTCACTCTGGACGACATGGAGTATGCCAAGGGCCTGGGTTATGTGATTAAATTGTTAGGCGTCAGCGAATTGCTCCCGGACGGGAGGCTGGACGCCCGGGTACATCCCGCTTTGGTTCCCGCTCATTCCCTGCTTGCCTCGGTGAAGGGGGTCGGCAATGGAATCGTTGTGGAGGACAGGCTCAGAGGCGTGCAGGGTTTGGTTGCGGAAGGCGCCGGCAGCCGGCCCACTGCAATGGCGATTTACACCGACTTGATTGCGTTGGCGGAGGGCCGGGCCATTCTTTGGCCGCAGGAACCGCATGAATTGCGCGGCGAAAAGACCCGCTATTTGCCCCGCCGCCAGGCGGAAGGCCGTTTTTATCTCGGGGTGGAACTCGGGAACAATCCGGGCGCCCTGGCTGAATTGACGAAGCTGATTGCGCGACGCGGCATTAACATCGCCAGCATTCTTCAACGCGACCTGGCGGAAAACAAAATGCTGCCGGTTGTGGTTTTGACCGATCAGGCAAAGGTCAGGGACGTGGACACCCTTGTGGAAGACCTTCGCTCCAACAAGGTTGTCGGTCGAATCCAGCTCATCCGGGTGGAAGAACCGGGGCTGGGCGGCAACAGGACCATGGAAGGCTCAATAGCGCTTGCGGCTAGATAG
- the thrC gene encoding threonine synthase: MNWPGVIQAYRSFLPVPANAEVITLLEGNTPLIPTPRFVDQIGGKFQLFVKLEALNPTASFKDRGMTMAVTMAKARSAEVLVCASTGNTSASAAAYAARAGMKAAVILPHGKIAMGKLAQALIYGARIVPISGNFDQALDLVRALGERPNVAVVNSINPVRIEGQKTAAFEISDNLGRAPDFHFIPVGNAGNITAYWKGFREYHAGGRIKSLPKMMGWQAAGSAPIVDGHIIENPHTVATAIRIGNPASWKGAVAAAKDSGGKIDKVSDEEILDAYQLISRSEGIFVEPACAAPLAGLIRCVREGLIPKDSIVTVTLTGHGLKDPDTAISVCKQELIPVEPRVEAVLEAIQG; encoded by the coding sequence ATGAATTGGCCCGGCGTCATCCAAGCCTACAGGAGCTTTTTACCTGTTCCCGCAAATGCGGAAGTCATTACCCTCCTGGAGGGCAATACACCGCTCATTCCAACGCCGCGTTTCGTCGATCAGATCGGCGGCAAATTCCAGCTCTTTGTCAAACTCGAGGCGCTGAACCCCACGGCTTCGTTCAAGGACCGTGGCATGACCATGGCTGTGACCATGGCCAAGGCCCGCTCCGCGGAAGTGCTGGTCTGCGCCAGCACGGGAAACACCTCCGCGTCCGCAGCGGCGTATGCCGCGCGCGCGGGCATGAAAGCCGCCGTCATTTTGCCGCATGGCAAGATCGCGATGGGCAAGCTGGCCCAGGCTCTGATTTATGGCGCGCGGATCGTGCCCATTTCTGGAAACTTTGACCAGGCCCTTGACTTGGTGCGGGCTCTGGGCGAGCGGCCGAATGTGGCAGTGGTGAACTCGATCAACCCGGTGCGCATCGAAGGCCAAAAAACCGCGGCGTTTGAAATCAGCGATAACCTGGGCCGCGCGCCCGATTTTCATTTCATCCCCGTCGGCAACGCGGGAAACATCACCGCTTATTGGAAGGGGTTCCGCGAATATCATGCCGGGGGCCGCATCAAATCCCTGCCCAAGATGATGGGATGGCAGGCTGCCGGCTCCGCGCCGATTGTCGATGGCCACATCATTGAAAATCCGCACACCGTGGCAACCGCGATCCGGATTGGAAATCCGGCCAGTTGGAAAGGGGCCGTGGCTGCGGCGAAGGATTCCGGGGGCAAGATCGACAAGGTCAGCGACGAGGAAATTCTGGATGCCTATCAGTTGATCAGCCGGAGCGAGGGCATTTTTGTCGAACCGGCCTGTGCGGCGCCATTGGCGGGGCTTATCCGCTGTGTCAGGGAAGGGCTGATTCCGAAGGATTCGATTGTGACCGTGACGCTGACCGGGCATGGCTTGAAAGACCCGGACACAGCCATTTCAGTATGCAAGCAGGAGCTCATTCCGGTCGAACCGCGGGTGGAAGCGGTGCTTGAAGC